From Bacteroidales bacterium, one genomic window encodes:
- the nosZ gene encoding Sec-dependent nitrous-oxide reductase — MKIKSILFFSTIMVGLLWSCQPKHGGRNLGESSSDAASKVYVAPGQMDEFYAFLSGGFSGQVSVYGLPSGRLLKVIPVFSVDAEKGYGFNEETKPLLQTSFGFVSWDDAHHPELSQTAGIPDGRWLFINGNNTPRIARLDLTTFETAEIIEIPNSGGNHSSPFTTENTEYVVAGTRFSVPFPQKDVPIGSFKENFKGVLSFISVNPETGKMEIAFQILLPAFSYDLAHSGKGKSHGWTFFTSYNTEQANTLMEANASQYDKDFIAAVNWKKAEEYVKAGKAREMPASYFHNVYEDKTHMATSEEKKTVKVLIPSECPDMVYFLPTPKSPHGVDIDPTGEYIVGAGKLSADMAVHSFTKMLKAIENKSFETTIEGIPVIKYEDVLAGMVISGGLGPLHTEFDDKGNAYTTFFISSEVVKWKVGSWEVLDRIPCYYSVGHLMIPGGDSKKPFGKYMLALNKITKDRYLPTGPELNQAAQLYDISGDKMQLLLDFPTIGEPHYGQGIPAELIKPKSKQFFLLSENNHPYVAKSEAETKVVREGNVVRVYMTAIRSHFAPDNIEGIRVGDKVYFHLTNLEQDWDVPHGFAIQSSRNAELLIMPGQTETLLWEPDRPGVFPFYCTDFCSALHQEMQGYVRVSAKGSDVPLKWSTGATE, encoded by the coding sequence ATGAAAATCAAATCAATTCTATTTTTCAGCACTATAATGGTAGGTTTACTCTGGTCCTGCCAGCCAAAACATGGGGGACGCAACCTTGGGGAAAGCAGCAGTGATGCCGCTTCCAAAGTGTATGTTGCCCCAGGCCAGATGGATGAATTCTATGCCTTCCTGTCCGGTGGTTTCAGCGGACAGGTGAGTGTATATGGATTGCCTTCCGGGAGATTGCTGAAAGTCATCCCCGTTTTTTCTGTGGATGCGGAAAAAGGATACGGCTTTAATGAAGAAACAAAGCCTCTTTTGCAGACCTCCTTCGGCTTTGTATCATGGGATGATGCACATCACCCCGAATTATCCCAGACGGCCGGCATACCTGACGGAAGATGGCTGTTTATCAATGGAAACAATACGCCCAGGATTGCCCGGTTGGACCTGACAACATTTGAAACAGCTGAGATTATTGAAATCCCTAATAGCGGAGGCAACCACAGTTCACCATTTACCACAGAGAACACAGAGTATGTGGTCGCCGGAACACGTTTCAGCGTTCCTTTCCCGCAAAAGGATGTCCCGATCGGGTCTTTTAAGGAGAATTTCAAAGGGGTCCTCTCTTTTATTTCTGTCAATCCGGAAACCGGGAAAATGGAAATTGCCTTCCAGATATTGCTCCCGGCTTTCAGTTATGACCTGGCTCATTCCGGAAAAGGTAAATCGCACGGTTGGACATTCTTTACCAGCTATAACACGGAACAGGCCAATACGCTTATGGAAGCCAATGCTTCCCAGTACGACAAGGACTTTATCGCCGCCGTGAACTGGAAGAAAGCTGAGGAATATGTTAAAGCCGGTAAGGCAAGGGAAATGCCGGCAAGCTATTTCCATAATGTCTATGAGGATAAAACACACATGGCAACATCAGAAGAAAAAAAGACTGTCAAGGTGCTGATCCCTTCTGAATGCCCGGATATGGTCTATTTTCTCCCGACTCCCAAATCACCTCACGGCGTGGATATTGACCCAACAGGTGAATATATCGTCGGTGCCGGTAAACTTTCTGCCGATATGGCTGTCCACTCATTCACCAAAATGCTGAAGGCCATTGAAAACAAGTCGTTTGAAACCACTATCGAGGGGATTCCAGTCATTAAATACGAGGATGTGCTGGCCGGAATGGTCATAAGCGGCGGATTAGGCCCCCTGCATACGGAGTTCGATGACAAAGGCAATGCTTATACTACTTTCTTTATTTCTTCCGAAGTCGTGAAATGGAAAGTTGGTTCCTGGGAAGTTTTAGACCGGATCCCCTGTTATTATTCCGTCGGTCACCTCATGATCCCCGGAGGCGATTCGAAAAAGCCTTTTGGTAAATATATGCTGGCCCTGAACAAGATAACAAAAGACCGTTATCTACCCACAGGTCCGGAATTGAACCAGGCGGCCCAGCTTTATGATATATCAGGCGATAAGATGCAGCTTCTGCTTGATTTCCCGACTATCGGCGAGCCGCATTACGGCCAGGGCATACCGGCTGAACTTATAAAGCCAAAATCAAAGCAATTCTTCTTATTGTCAGAGAATAATCATCCCTATGTTGCTAAAAGTGAGGCCGAAACGAAAGTTGTCCGCGAAGGGAATGTGGTCAGGGTCTATATGACTGCCATAAGAAGTCATTTTGCCCCGGATAACATTGAAGGGATCCGGGTCGGTGATAAAGTTTATTTTCATCTGACAAACCTGGAGCAGGACTGGGATGTCCCTCATGGATTTGCCATCCAGAGTTCCAGGAATGCTGAATTGCTTATTATGCCGGGACAAACGGAGACACTCCTCTGGGAGCCTGACAGGCCCGGGGTATTTCCGTTCTACTGCACCGATTTCTGTTCTGCTTTGCACCAGGAAATGCAGGGTTATGTCAGGGTTTCCGCGAAAGGATCTGATGTACCGCTGAAATGGTCGACCGGTGCGACGGAATAA
- a CDS encoding cytochrome c, translating into MKKVARVLVLLLSVIFLYNCGGTGEQKQSGGTEKPAQAAQTNPGDPMNNKGIGPVRKILLEEINPTMAAEGEQIYKEKCLACHKPQDKFVGPAPKGILDRRSPEWIMNMILNPEEMVKSDPIAKKLLVEYNLAPMANQHLTAEQARKVLEYFRTLK; encoded by the coding sequence ATGAAAAAAGTTGCAAGAGTCCTGGTTTTACTGCTTAGCGTAATTTTTCTGTACAATTGCGGAGGAACAGGTGAGCAAAAGCAATCAGGCGGAACAGAAAAACCAGCACAGGCAGCACAAACAAATCCGGGTGACCCGATGAATAACAAAGGTATCGGCCCGGTCAGGAAGATTTTACTGGAGGAAATCAACCCAACAATGGCCGCGGAAGGTGAGCAGATCTACAAGGAAAAGTGCCTGGCCTGCCACAAACCCCAGGATAAGTTCGTCGGACCGGCACCAAAAGGTATATTGGACCGCCGCTCACCGGAATGGATCATGAACATGATCCTTAACCCGGAAGAAATGGTAAAATCAGACCCGATAGCCAAAAAGCTCCTGGTCGAGTATAACCTGGCACCCATGGCCAATCAACACCTGACTGCAGAACAAGCCAGGAAGGTGCTGGAGTATTTCAGGACGTTGAAGTAG
- a CDS encoding cytidine/deoxycytidylate deaminase family protein, whose protein sequence is MTEKKHIRPTWDEYFLDLAHAAAKRATCDRGRSGCVIVRDRQVLVTGYVGSPKGLPHCDDVGHLIKKVVHDDGSVTQHCVRTVHAEQNAICQAARRGMALEGGTLYCRMTPCRTCAMLIINCGIERVVCQNRYHAGAESEEMFRMAGVKLDFINNEVLDYENQKGG, encoded by the coding sequence ATGACTGAAAAGAAACATATCAGGCCTACCTGGGACGAATATTTCCTCGATTTAGCGCATGCAGCTGCGAAGCGGGCCACCTGCGACCGTGGCCGCAGCGGCTGCGTGATCGTGCGTGACCGCCAGGTGCTGGTTACAGGCTACGTCGGCTCTCCGAAAGGCCTCCCTCATTGTGATGACGTCGGTCACCTGATAAAAAAGGTAGTGCATGACGATGGTTCTGTTACCCAGCACTGTGTCCGCACCGTGCATGCCGAGCAAAACGCTATCTGCCAGGCTGCCCGCCGGGGGATGGCGCTCGAAGGCGGGACCCTTTATTGCCGCATGACCCCCTGCCGGACTTGCGCCATGCTCATCATTAACTGCGGCATCGAAAGGGTGGTGTGCCAGAACCGCTATCACGCCGGAGCGGAATCGGAAGAAATGTTCCGGATGGCCGGCGTTAAGCTCGATTTTATTAATAATGAGGTGCTGGATTATGAGAACCAGAAAGGGGGTTGA
- a CDS encoding AAA family ATPase gives MLIIGITGTLGAGKGAIVDFLTKEKGFAHFSVRAFIAEEIIRRGMVVNRDSMVLVANDLRKNNSPSYIIDRLYEKALALGQNGVIESIRTPGEVYSLRKKDGFYLIATDADPMIRYGRISLRQSETDNISYQTFLDNEQREMNSADPNAQNIARCMEMADYHLINNGTIEQLNHQVEKVLKEIQNKTLDD, from the coding sequence ATGCTTATCATAGGAATTACCGGGACACTGGGAGCAGGAAAGGGAGCGATCGTAGATTTTCTTACAAAGGAAAAAGGCTTTGCCCATTTCTCCGTGCGGGCATTCATCGCCGAAGAGATCATCCGGCGCGGGATGGTCGTGAACCGGGATTCGATGGTACTCGTAGCTAACGACCTGCGTAAAAACAATTCCCCTTCTTACATAATCGACCGGTTGTATGAAAAAGCCCTGGCCCTTGGACAGAATGGCGTGATCGAAAGCATCCGGACGCCTGGCGAAGTTTATTCCCTCCGCAAGAAAGACGGATTCTATCTTATTGCCACAGATGCCGACCCGATGATCCGTTACGGAAGGATCAGTCTGCGGCAATCGGAAACCGATAATATCTCCTATCAGACTTTCCTGGATAACGAACAGCGCGAAATGAACTCCGCCGATCCTAATGCCCAGAATATTGCCAGGTGTATGGAAATGGCCGATTACCATCTCATTAACAATGGAACTATAGAACAATTGAACCATCAGGTTGAAAAGGTTTTAAAAGAAATTCAAAACAAGACTTTAGATGACTGA
- a CDS encoding AMP-binding protein, giving the protein MLKENFSRYLTDSINKNWDYRALTDYQGETYHYHDVAGHIVRIHQFFHDAGIKPGDKIAMIGKNSARWGILYITTVTYGAVIVPILPDFKPDDLQQIVDHSNAILLFAEDAIYEKLDPEKMPKVTCVISISSLSLLKSSDQILSVYKKNDLSSITASFYKDGEKLRMAEIPGDHLAVLSYTSGTTGFTKGVMLPHNSLAANIRFAHEHMPLNPGDRIVSFLPLAHTFGAAFEFLFPFTLGCDITILTKTPSPQVIIKAFQEVKPSLILSVPLVIEKIYKKQVLPVISKPYMKILLAIPGINNIILKKIREKLTAVFGGNFRELVIGGAPFNAEAEEFFRKMKFPFTIGYGMTECGPLISYVGWKESRTGSAGKTVDTLELKIDSPNPETTSGEIMVKGDNVMLGYYKNVKATAEMLDDDGWLHTGDLGRLDSEGYLFIRGRIKSVILGSNGKNIYPEAIESHFNNKYLVAESLVVQRNDNLVALIYPDFEEMVKVAMMEKDLTALYDHHLKVVNHSLPGYMNVSRVEIYPKEFQKTPKRSIKRFIYS; this is encoded by the coding sequence ATGCTGAAGGAAAACTTTTCCCGTTACCTGACAGACAGCATCAATAAAAACTGGGACTACCGCGCCCTTACGGATTACCAAGGGGAAACCTATCATTACCATGATGTAGCTGGACATATCGTCAGGATCCACCAATTCTTTCATGACGCCGGCATCAAACCGGGCGACAAGATAGCCATGATCGGGAAGAACTCGGCCCGCTGGGGAATCCTGTATATCACTACGGTCACCTATGGCGCCGTTATCGTGCCAATATTGCCCGACTTCAAGCCCGATGATCTGCAGCAAATTGTCGATCATTCCAATGCAATCCTTCTCTTTGCCGAGGATGCCATCTATGAAAAACTCGATCCGGAAAAGATGCCCAAAGTGACTTGTGTTATTTCAATATCAAGCCTCTCCCTTCTTAAAAGTTCGGATCAAATCCTTTCGGTTTATAAAAAAAATGATCTTAGTTCAATAACTGCCTCTTTCTATAAAGACGGGGAGAAACTCCGCATGGCCGAAATTCCCGGTGATCACCTGGCTGTTCTGAGCTACACGTCAGGCACGACCGGTTTTACCAAAGGGGTGATGCTGCCCCATAACAGCCTGGCCGCCAATATCCGCTTTGCCCATGAACACATGCCACTAAACCCCGGCGACAGAATCGTGTCTTTTCTTCCGCTGGCGCATACTTTCGGTGCTGCATTCGAATTCCTGTTCCCTTTCACGCTCGGTTGTGATATCACCATCCTGACAAAAACACCTTCACCACAGGTCATTATCAAAGCATTCCAGGAGGTAAAGCCATCACTGATCCTCTCTGTACCACTGGTGATCGAGAAAATTTACAAAAAACAAGTGCTTCCAGTCATCAGCAAGCCGTACATGAAGATCCTGCTTGCCATCCCGGGCATCAACAATATCATTCTTAAAAAGATAAGGGAAAAACTCACCGCTGTTTTTGGCGGCAACTTCAGGGAACTGGTCATCGGCGGAGCGCCTTTTAATGCGGAAGCAGAAGAATTCTTCCGTAAAATGAAGTTTCCTTTTACAATCGGTTATGGTATGACGGAGTGCGGCCCGCTGATCAGCTATGTCGGATGGAAAGAATCAAGGACAGGATCAGCCGGAAAGACTGTCGACACGTTGGAATTAAAGATCGATTCCCCGAATCCGGAGACAACATCGGGAGAAATCATGGTCAAAGGGGACAACGTGATGCTGGGCTATTACAAGAATGTCAAGGCCACTGCTGAAATGCTCGATGATGATGGTTGGCTTCATACGGGCGACCTGGGAAGGCTTGATAGTGAAGGGTACCTCTTTATCCGCGGAAGGATAAAAAGTGTGATCCTCGGTTCCAATGGCAAAAATATATATCCTGAAGCGATTGAATCTCATTTCAACAACAAATACCTTGTGGCGGAATCGTTGGTGGTGCAGCGCAACGACAATCTGGTTGCACTGATCTATCCCGATTTTGAAGAGATGGTAAAGGTTGCGATGATGGAAAAAGACCTGACAGCTCTATACGATCATCACCTGAAAGTGGTCAACCACAGCCTGCCTGGATATATGAACGTATCACGCGTAGAAATCTATCCGAAAGAATTCCAGAAAACACCGAAAAGGAGCATCAAGCGGTTTATATATAGTTAA
- the amrS gene encoding AmmeMemoRadiSam system radical SAM enzyme produces the protein MHPASYSIQLQNNKVKCTLCPHMCVLADGKTGICRVRKNEGGTLVTETYGKACCLRFDPIEKKPLYHFYPGSMILSVGSVGCNLRCKFCQNWEISQTCAEDYPYLKPVTVEELIRMAKERQDNIGIAYTYNEPIVWFEFMLDIARKSKEAGLRNVMVSNGYINASPLAELLDYMDAFNIDLKAFTDDFYKRVTSARLQPVKDSILMIKKYGRHLELTHLVITGLNDQEDQFEEMVKWIGGELGPETPLHLSRYFPNFEMENKATPLPKLLQLYELATHYLHYVYLGNVAADEGRITTCPDCGAHLIDRIGYSTYKKGLDAKGKCRKCGRSVINYI, from the coding sequence ATGCATCCTGCATCTTATTCGATTCAACTCCAAAACAATAAGGTAAAATGTACCCTTTGCCCGCATATGTGTGTGCTGGCCGACGGAAAAACAGGGATATGCCGCGTAAGGAAGAACGAAGGCGGGACGCTGGTGACCGAAACTTATGGCAAAGCGTGTTGCCTTCGGTTTGACCCCATCGAAAAAAAACCTTTGTATCATTTTTACCCGGGAAGCATGATCCTTTCGGTTGGATCAGTGGGCTGCAACCTGCGGTGTAAGTTTTGCCAGAACTGGGAGATCTCCCAGACCTGTGCCGAAGATTACCCTTATCTCAAGCCGGTTACTGTTGAAGAGCTCATCCGGATGGCTAAAGAACGCCAGGACAATATCGGGATAGCTTATACCTACAATGAGCCCATTGTCTGGTTCGAGTTCATGCTTGATATCGCCAGGAAATCCAAAGAAGCAGGTTTGCGCAATGTAATGGTCTCGAATGGTTATATCAACGCCAGCCCGTTAGCTGAGCTCCTGGATTATATGGATGCTTTCAATATCGACCTGAAGGCTTTTACGGATGATTTTTACAAACGGGTAACTTCCGCCCGGCTTCAACCGGTCAAAGATTCCATTCTCATGATCAAAAAGTACGGCCGCCACCTTGAGCTTACCCACCTGGTGATAACCGGTTTGAATGACCAGGAAGATCAGTTCGAGGAGATGGTTAAATGGATCGGCGGGGAACTTGGTCCGGAAACCCCACTGCATCTTTCGCGTTATTTTCCGAATTTTGAGATGGAAAATAAGGCTACCCCGCTCCCGAAATTGCTGCAGTTGTATGAACTTGCCACCCATTATCTCCATTATGTTTACCTTGGCAATGTGGCTGCCGACGAAGGCCGCATCACCACCTGCCCGGATTGCGGGGCACACCTTATCGACCGCATCGGTTATTCGACTTATAAAAAAGGGCTGGATGCTAAAGGAAAATGCCGTAAATGCGGGCGAAGCGTTATTAACTATATATAA
- a CDS encoding TIGR00730 family Rossman fold protein: MKSVGVFCGSSMGIRPGYRQGAIELGGILLKRRIQLIYGGANVGLMKVLADTVLAGGGEVIGIMPRRLVENEVAHQGLTKMHIVESMSERKTLMVELSDAFIAMPGGFGTFDELAEVITYNQLRLTDKPIGILNLEHYFDHLLKFFTHTANEGFLRHEHRNNLIVEEKPEELLNKLSRYQPVSIEKWIRDIKEESK, translated from the coding sequence ATGAAATCTGTAGGTGTCTTTTGTGGCTCAAGCATGGGGATCCGTCCCGGATACCGACAGGGAGCGATAGAATTGGGTGGTATCCTCCTTAAAAGGAGGATTCAACTCATTTACGGCGGTGCAAATGTAGGATTAATGAAGGTTTTGGCTGATACCGTCCTGGCCGGCGGGGGTGAAGTAATTGGCATCATGCCAAGGAGGCTGGTGGAAAACGAAGTGGCCCACCAGGGCCTCACGAAGATGCATATCGTAGAAAGCATGAGCGAACGGAAAACCTTAATGGTTGAGCTGTCAGATGCCTTTATCGCTATGCCGGGCGGATTCGGCACCTTTGACGAACTGGCCGAGGTGATTACCTACAACCAGCTGCGACTTACCGATAAACCCATTGGTATCTTGAACCTGGAGCATTATTTCGACCACTTACTGAAATTTTTTACCCATACGGCAAATGAGGGATTCTTACGGCATGAACACCGGAATAACCTGATTGTAGAAGAAAAGCCGGAAGAATTATTGAATAAGTTATCACGCTACCAGCCTGTTTCTATTGAAAAATGGATCAGGGATATCAAAGAAGAAAGTAAATAG
- a CDS encoding class I mannose-6-phosphate isomerase: protein MNTLYPLKFKPVFDDRVWGGDKIRTQMGLDFAPKDRCAEAWILSGYEGKQTTVSNGFLIGNELNELVEIYMDDLIGGKVFETSGDVFPLLIKFIDAREWLSIQVHPGDDLARKRNQTNGKTEMWYVIDADKGAQLISGFNKKVSQKQYLDHLQNKTLPGILNYEKVKTGDVFFMPAGRIHSLGPGILLTEIQQTSDATYRIYDWDRLDANGKGRELHTQLALAAIDLNHYSEYKTGYKERLNETVNLVTCPYFTTNLLELAQPLRKNYEELDSFVIYICMEGSMILRYGNDEKIGVMKGEVILIPAILGQVGIYPDKKVKLLEVFIK, encoded by the coding sequence ATGAACACGCTTTATCCGCTGAAATTCAAGCCTGTATTTGACGACCGCGTCTGGGGGGGGGATAAAATCCGTACCCAAATGGGATTGGATTTTGCTCCCAAGGACCGATGTGCGGAGGCCTGGATTTTATCGGGATATGAAGGGAAGCAAACGACCGTTAGTAATGGATTCCTCATCGGAAATGAGCTCAATGAACTGGTCGAAATTTATATGGATGACCTGATCGGTGGAAAAGTCTTTGAGACTTCAGGTGACGTTTTCCCCTTGCTCATCAAGTTTATCGATGCCCGCGAATGGCTGTCCATACAGGTTCATCCCGGTGATGACCTTGCCAGGAAAAGAAACCAGACCAACGGCAAGACCGAAATGTGGTATGTGATCGATGCTGACAAAGGCGCCCAATTGATCAGCGGTTTCAATAAAAAAGTTTCGCAAAAACAATACCTTGATCATCTTCAAAATAAAACCTTACCTGGTATCCTGAATTACGAAAAAGTAAAAACCGGAGATGTGTTTTTCATGCCGGCAGGCCGGATACATAGCCTTGGGCCGGGTATATTACTGACCGAAATCCAGCAGACTTCCGATGCCACCTACCGGATTTACGACTGGGACCGGCTGGATGCCAATGGTAAAGGACGGGAACTGCATACTCAGCTTGCGCTGGCTGCTATCGACTTGAACCATTATTCTGAATATAAAACCGGGTACAAAGAGCGGCTCAACGAAACAGTCAACCTGGTTACCTGTCCATATTTCACTACAAACCTTCTTGAATTGGCACAGCCTTTGAGAAAAAACTATGAAGAACTCGATTCTTTCGTGATCTATATTTGCATGGAGGGCAGCATGATACTAAGATATGGGAATGATGAGAAAATTGGTGTAATGAAAGGAGAAGTTATCCTGATCCCTGCTATTCTGGGCCAGGTTGGAATTTACCCGGATAAAAAAGTAAAATTATTAGAAGTGTTTATAAAATAA
- a CDS encoding TlpA family protein disulfide reductase yields MKKTIVLISILLLGITLNAQEGILERTIPSVDIKTMTGEKFNTSGIDNAGKPIVISFFALWCKPCMRELTAIADVYQEWQDATGVKLVAISIDDARSMANVMPTVNGNSWEYEFYCDPNGDFKRAMGVNMIPHIFVLNSQKQVVYQHTSYAEGGENELFEIIKKVAAGEEIPAGK; encoded by the coding sequence ATGAAAAAAACAATTGTACTTATTTCAATCCTTCTCCTGGGAATCACACTCAATGCCCAGGAAGGAATCCTTGAAAGAACTATTCCATCTGTAGATATCAAAACCATGACCGGTGAAAAATTCAATACGTCCGGCATTGATAATGCCGGTAAACCAATAGTCATTTCCTTTTTTGCGCTATGGTGCAAGCCCTGCATGAGGGAATTGACGGCCATTGCTGATGTTTACCAGGAGTGGCAGGATGCAACAGGAGTGAAACTGGTGGCCATCTCCATCGATGATGCCCGGTCCATGGCAAACGTGATGCCGACGGTAAACGGGAATAGCTGGGAATACGAGTTTTATTGCGACCCAAACGGTGATTTTAAACGTGCCATGGGTGTTAATATGATCCCGCATATTTTTGTGCTTAACAGTCAGAAACAGGTCGTTTATCAACACACTTCCTATGCGGAAGGCGGAGAAAACGAACTTTTTGAAATAATAAAGAAAGTAGCGGCCGGTGAAGAGATACCCGCAGGAAAATAA
- a CDS encoding DUF6029 family protein produces MILKKFLILILLALTLPAYILAQEIPGNPTVHGNFQIDAQTYHPDEALGITDSVLQGKTMRLNGYGDIRFSMWRFNAGLRYEAYLPPLAGYDPNYQGQGIPYWFVEYGDEKLQITAGHFYEQFGMGMILRSYEQWDLGYDNSFNGLRVKYSPVSGLNFKALIGVQRYYWEPFADDNRGIVRGFDGELMLNDAFNALKEMKTRVILGGSFVSKYEKMRTKTLISDTIKYEYQLPANVASAGGRVSISNGGFNFYTEYTHKFNNPTAFNNYIYKDGQALLSSLSYSQKGLGVYIAAKRIDNMSYKSKMTELNNVLDINFIPPLTKQFVYSLENVYPYATQLNGEAAIQGQIIYTIPKGTKLGGKYGTKLELNYSRVHGLDKQAIADSIPVDSTGTLGYKAPWFKFGDLYYQSISASFEKKIGKKVKLNIEYIHIDYNIEVVEGHPGAEMVHAHEYNIEFTFKLSSTKSLRLEYEELLTKQDRGNWAMLMVEFNVAPKWFFSIMDQYNYGNPDEDMRLHYYTAAVAFVQGPHRLSLAYGRQREGLLCVGGVCRQVPASNGFTLNISTSF; encoded by the coding sequence ATGATCCTGAAAAAGTTTTTAATACTTATATTGCTGGCATTGACTTTACCCGCATATATACTGGCGCAGGAAATTCCCGGTAATCCTACTGTTCACGGTAATTTCCAGATCGATGCCCAGACTTATCATCCGGACGAGGCTTTGGGGATCACCGACTCCGTCTTGCAGGGTAAAACGATGCGGTTGAATGGGTACGGTGATATCCGGTTCTCAATGTGGCGGTTCAATGCAGGCCTTCGCTATGAAGCCTATCTTCCGCCGCTTGCAGGATATGACCCGAATTACCAGGGACAGGGTATCCCATATTGGTTTGTAGAATATGGCGATGAAAAACTTCAGATTACAGCCGGCCACTTTTACGAACAATTTGGAATGGGTATGATCCTGCGCAGCTACGAGCAATGGGACCTGGGCTATGATAATTCCTTCAACGGATTAAGAGTTAAATACAGCCCGGTTTCAGGCCTTAACTTTAAAGCTCTTATTGGGGTGCAGCGCTATTACTGGGAACCGTTTGCAGATGATAACAGGGGTATTGTCCGCGGCTTTGACGGGGAACTGATGCTGAATGATGCCTTCAACGCCCTGAAGGAAATGAAAACACGAGTGATCCTGGGTGGAAGCTTTGTCAGCAAGTACGAAAAGATGCGCACCAAAACACTCATTTCAGATACGATAAAATATGAATACCAACTGCCAGCCAATGTAGCTTCTGCCGGAGGAAGGGTGAGCATTTCCAATGGAGGATTCAATTTCTACACGGAATACACGCATAAATTCAATAATCCGACGGCTTTCAATAATTACATCTATAAAGACGGCCAGGCGCTGCTGTCATCTCTCTCCTATTCCCAAAAAGGCCTTGGGGTTTATATAGCCGCTAAACGGATCGATAATATGAGTTATAAATCGAAGATGACCGAACTCAATAACGTACTCGATATTAACTTTATCCCGCCATTGACAAAGCAGTTTGTTTACTCGCTGGAAAACGTTTATCCTTACGCCACTCAATTAAATGGGGAAGCAGCTATACAGGGACAGATTATATATACAATCCCGAAGGGTACTAAGCTTGGAGGTAAATACGGGACCAAGCTCGAACTGAATTACTCGAGGGTCCACGGGCTGGACAAGCAGGCTATTGCAGACAGCATTCCTGTTGATTCTACCGGGACCCTTGGCTACAAGGCACCCTGGTTTAAATTCGGAGACCTTTATTATCAAAGTATTTCTGCTTCTTTTGAGAAGAAGATCGGAAAGAAGGTAAAGTTGAACATCGAATATATTCATATTGATTATAATATTGAAGTTGTTGAAGGCCATCCTGGTGCTGAGATGGTACATGCCCATGAATATAACATCGAATTTACTTTTAAGCTGTCATCAACAAAATCGTTACGGCTGGAATATGAGGAGCTTTTGACCAAACAAGACAGGGGTAACTGGGCCATGCTCATGGTCGAATTCAATGTCGCTCCCAAATGGTTTTTCTCTATCATGGACCAATATAATTACGGTAATCCTGATGAAGATATGCGTTTGCATTATTACACTGCTGCTGTGGCTTTCGTTCAGGGGCCTCATCGCCTTTCCCTGGCATACGGACGCCAGCGTGAAGGGTTGCTTTGTGTCGGAGGTGTCTGCCGCCAGGTGCCGGCCTCAAACGGTTTTACACTTAATATCAGCACCAGTTTTTAA